In Octopus bimaculoides isolate UCB-OBI-ISO-001 chromosome 14, ASM119413v2, whole genome shotgun sequence, the following are encoded in one genomic region:
- the LOC106884036 gene encoding zinc finger protein ZFP2, translating into MKKPTCDLCGKMFSRRDNMERHRIRHLRREVFKCETCGRDFSQKSYLKLHRRLHTGEKPFGCNLCGRAFSRNDHLVIHIRGHQGIKMFNCQICHKAFARRSYLTVHQRIHTNTRPYKCHVCGCAFYRGDHLVRHQTKQHGEIKALPSVELVTSTTQQVHMQNENNNMDSDSFNSQCETVQQEQQQTSLVDQTQIQVVTVQTTSDMEGTDLQQAFKCTDISCNTNNNDGIIHNSGDQLVAAVTNGNKTTYHSCSIIHPNQIIPTLQSATNIQPGQENTQQHQIYQATADLSGTGMVYKCDYCSKCFSRHENLERHKSTHLNEKLYSCDICQKSFSRRSYLRVHHRIHTGEKPFVCDRCGFAFSRKDHLLKHKKNNQGERKLSCVPPKQLIDLKEDIITPEGNCQQVAVVVPADASAVTDAEGNLIVTHAPGTDPADVARTIAMYQQEATVNQTDSTGTNQIYPMLSTFPTTIEISQSTAQIFPTIQMYPAATQLNVPLHANVSHEIIIPTSQITQSK; encoded by the coding sequence ATGAAGAAGCCTACCTGTGACCTTTGTGGAAAGATGTTCTCTCGCCGAGACAACATGGAGAGACATCGCATTCGTCATCTGCGCCGTGAAGTCTTCAAATGTGAAACATGTGGCAGAGATTTTAGTCAGAAATCCTATCTGAAGTTGCATCGTCgtcttcatacaggagaaaaaccttttGGGTGTAATTTGTGTGGTCGTGCTTTCTCGCGCAATGATCATTTAGTGATCCACATCAGAGGACATCAAGGAATTAAAATGTTCAACTGCCAAATCTGTCACAAAGCTTTTGCACGTCGGTCTTACTTAACTGTGCACCAACGTATCCACACAAATACTCGTCCATATAAATgccatgtatgtgggtgtgctttCTATCGTGGAGACCATCTTGTTCGGCATCAAACTAAGCAGCATGGAGAAATAAAGGCTCTTCCTTCTGTTGAACTTGTTACAAGCACAACTCAGCAGGTTCATATGcagaatgaaaacaataatatggATTCTGATAGTTTTAACAGCCAATGTGAGACCGttcaacaagagcaacaacaaactTCTCTTGTTGACCAAACACAAATACAAGTTGTTACAGTACAAACCACTAGTGATATGGAAGGAACAGATTTGCAGCAAGCTTTTAAATGTACTGACATCTCttgcaacaccaacaataatgatGGTATTATTCACAATTCGGGAGACCAGTTAGTAGCAGCTGTTACTAATGGTAACAAGACCACTTACCATTCTTGCAGTATTATCCATCCCAACCAAATAATACCAACTCTCCAAAGTGCTACTAATATACAGCCAGGCCAGGAAAATACACAACAGCATCAGATATATCAAGCTACTGCTGACTTAAGTGGAACTGGTATGGTTTACAAGTGTGATTACTGTTCAAAATGTTTCTCCCGTCATGAAAACTTGGAGCGTCACAAATCAACTCACCTTAATGAGAAACTTTATAGCTGTGACATATGTCAAAAGAGTTTTTCACGCAGGTCTTATCTCAGAGTCCATCATCGCAtccatacaggggagaaaccttTTGTCTGTGACAGGTGTGGTTTTGCTTTCTCACGGAAAGACCACTTActaaaacataagaaaaataatCAAGGAGAACGTAAACTGAGCTGTGTTCCTCCCAAGCAACTTATTGACCTGAAGGAAGATATTATCACACCTGAGGGAAACTGTCAACAGGTAGCAGTCGTCGTTCCAGCTGATGCATCTGCTGTGACTGATGCTGAAGGCAATTTAATTGTTACTCATGCCCCTGGTACAGATCCAGCTGATGTAGCCAGAACTATTGCCATGTATCAACAAGAAGCTACTGTCAATCAGACAGACAGCACTGGCACAAACCAAATCTATCCAATGCTGTCAACATTTCCCACAACTATTGAAATCTCACAATCAACAGCTCAAATATTCCCAACTATTCAGATGTACCCAGCTGCCACACAGCTCAATGTACCTCTTCATGCAAATGTCTCTCATGAAATTATTATTCCAACTTCTCAGATTACACAGAGCaaataa